Proteins from one Asterias rubens chromosome 21, eAstRub1.3, whole genome shotgun sequence genomic window:
- the LOC117304832 gene encoding probable G-protein coupled receptor 21, producing MSSLLSNATFLNEADQLSRALVVLRTAYITVTSLTIICLNSMTIAVMLRIRGEFPPGSTKVAMTSLAISDLGVGIMCVFCIPLSALDRWPFEVMWPCTVMCSVIVLLGGISVFNLLTLSIDRLVAISKPLLYPTLLPQKRTLFFTIFGWVNSTVLVVLVMAAVQPIVEYNHDAVMCEMKYSKASLYMDVIFFCVIFMFAVVVMIGIYLKLIHISHVQAKKINMLSNAGPRREPGNPGAVGSGKAVKLLLVIVVTYTISWLPFCSVRIYGDRNPDGVPGWLEFVSVWLAINNSWCNFVVYIGMNKTFRSMCLETLRELIKHCRRN from the coding sequence ATGTCAAGCCTTCTTTCTAACGCGACTTTTCTGAATGAGGCGGACCAACTCAGCCGGGCATTGGTGGTACTGCGAACGGCGTATATCACCGTAACGAGCCTCACCATCATCTGCTTGAATAGCATGACCATCGCCGTCATGCTGAGGATAAGAGGGGAGTTCCCACCAGGTTCCACCAAAGTTGCCATGACATCGCTCGCCATTTCAGATCTAGGGGTTGGGATCATGTGCGTTTTCTGTATCCCACTATCGGCCTTGGACAGGTGGCCCTTTGAGGTAATGTGGCCATGCACAGTGATGTGCTCTGTGATCGTTCTACTTGGTGGTATCTCCGTTTTCAATCTACTGACACTCTCCATTGACCGCCTGGTTGCGATCTCCAAACCTTTACTTTATCCAACTCTACTACCACAGAAACGCACGCTATTCTTCACCATATTCGGATGGGTAAATTCAACTGTACTTGTAGTACTAGTCATGGCGGCAGTGCAACCCATCGTGGAATATAACCATGACGCAGTCATGTGTGAGATGAAGTACAGCAAAGCAAGTTTGTACATGGACGTTATTTTTTTCTGCGTTATTTTCATGTTCGCTGTGGTTGTCATGATTGGTATCTACTTGAAACTCATCCACATCAGTCACGTGCAGGCTAAGAAAATTAACATGCTTTCCAATGCTGGCCCGAGGCGGGAACCAGGCAACCCTGGTGCAGTTGGGAGCGGTAAGGCAGTCAAGTTACTCCTCGTAATTGTCGTGACGTACACAATTAGCTGGCTTCCGTTTTGCTCTGTCAGGATTTACGGCGATCGGAACCCAGATGGGGTACCGGGTTGGTTGGAGTTCGTATCCGTCTGGCTAGCCATTAATAATAGCTGGTGTAATTTCGTTGTATATATTGGAATGAACAAAACATTCCGAAGTATGTGTTTGGAAACTCTAAGAGAACTAATCAAACACTGCAGAAGAAACTGA